The Pan troglodytes isolate AG18354 chromosome 1, NHGRI_mPanTro3-v2.0_pri, whole genome shotgun sequence genome includes a region encoding these proteins:
- the LOC107973775 gene encoding large ribosomal subunit protein P1-like, which yields MASISQLACIYLVFILYEDEVTVREDKINDLIKAAGVNVKFFWPGLFAKALVNVCIRGLICTEGASGPAPAAGAAPAGGPAPSTTTASTKENKAEANKESEEYVEDKSFGLLRHVQ from the coding sequence ATGGCCTCAATCTCCCAGCTTGCCTGCATCTATTTGGTCTTCATTCTGTATGAGGATGAAGTGACTGTCAGGGAGGATAAGATCAATGACCTCATTAAAGCAGCTGGtgtaaatgttaaatttttttggcCTGGCTTGTTTGCAAAGGCCCTGGTCAATGTCTGCATCAGGGGCCTCATCTGCACTGAAGGGGCCAGTGGACCTGCTCCAGCAGCTGGTGCTGCACCAGCAGGAGGTCCTGCCCCCTCCACCACCACTGCCTCAACGAAGGAGAATAAAGCAGAAGCAAATAAAGAATCTGAGGAGTATGTTGAGGACAAGAGCTTTGGTCTTTTACGACATGTTCAATAA
- the LOC107973773 gene encoding LOW QUALITY PROTEIN: small ribosomal subunit protein uS19-like (The sequence of the model RefSeq protein was modified relative to this genomic sequence to represent the inferred CDS: inserted 2 bases in 1 codon; deleted 1 base in 1 codon): MWKREAEESVSRVKQCEEDSPVSAGFEDHRPLAKEHGQPLEAGEGRQFGFFFHWRSLRHVVLKKKKSQDGRSGAEKAAKQKKQTFCKFTSCGVHPDPLLDLSCEQRMKLHRGLWQKQHSLLKRLRKGKKWALPMQKLEVVNAHLQDMIILPKMGDKTVGSMVGVYNGKAFNQVEGKPERIGHYXSITYKLMKHARPGIRATHSSCFTTLKDSAQPIKAHTFLK; encoded by the exons atgtggaagagggaggcagaagagtcagTGTCAAGAGTGAAGCAATGTGAGGAAGACTCACCAGTCAGTGCTGGCTTTGAAGACCATAGGCCACTAGCTAAGGAAcatgggcagcctctagaagctggagaaG GGAGGCAGTTTGGGTTTTTCTTTCACTGGAGATCTTTGAGgcatgttgttttaaaaaaaaaaaaaagtcaagatggCAGAAGTGGAGCAGAAAAAGCAGCAAAGCAGAAGAAGCAGACCTTCTGCAAGTTCACCTCCTGTGGCGTGCACCCCGACCCACTGCTGGACTTGTCATGCGAGCAGCGAATGAAGCTGCACCGTGGCCTGTGGCAGAAGCAGCACTCACTGCTGAAGCGCCTGCGCAAGGGCAAGAAGTGGGCACTGCCTATGCAGAAGCTGGAGGTGGTGAACGCGCACCTGCAGGATATGATCATCCTGCCCAAGATGGGAGACAAGACGGTGGGTAGCATGGTGGGCGTCTACAATGGCAAGGCCTTCAACCAAGTGGAGGGCAAGCCCGAGAGGATTGGCCATTA CTCGATCACCTACAAGCTCATGAAGCAC GCCCGGCCAGGCATCAGAGCCACCCACTCTTCCTGCTTCACCACCCTCAAGGATTCTGCTCAGCCAATAAAGGCACacacatttcttaaataa